ATTATCGTGGACAACATATAGCAGTCATGAATCAATTAGAAGCGACGTCTCAAGAAAGTTCTGCTCTCCGTGGAAAGTATGGAGATTTGGTAAATGACAAACAGAGACTGGACAGAGAAGTGCAAGCATTACAGAAAGAAGTGTCGGAATTGAGATGTCAGAATCAAGAAGCTCTTGTTTCCGACAGCAACAATGGAGATATGAATCAGCATTATTTATCTGCGCTTAGAAGATATGAGGCCATCAAGGACGAATACGACTCGCTTAGAAAGCGATACGATGATTTAATAGCATCTCATTCCTCCGTTGTTAACAAggtaatgaaaatatttgtgtTATTCCAATGGTAGTGatctattatatcgaataaaatgtttacattGAAATTAGTTGGAATTATCGCAAGAAGAAGCTGCAAGATTGAAGAAACAGTATGATGAAATTCTCCAAGAACGTAACACTGCCGTACGTGAGCGTAATGGGTTGAAACAACAATGTACCGCTGCTATAAGGCAGTGGGACATTGCGTTGAGGGAGAGAAACGAGTATAGAGAAGCTCTTGCTAAAATGCAGCAACAACACGAAGAAGCagtgaaagaaattaatcaagCTATGGTGTTACGTATGAAAACAAGCAAAGATATTAAGCGGCTTACGGAAGAAAGGAATGCTGCATTACAAGAATATAGTTTAATTATGGGTGAAAGAGATACCGTACACAAGGAGATGGAGAAACTTGGCGACGATCTGACCCAATCGTTTACTAAAATCACACATTTAGAGAATCAAAATAAACAACTTGTTGACGAGGTAAGCAATGCGTTTCAAACGACTATCTTTATTTGATAACTAATATATCcgatgcgtgtgtgtgttgtatataaatttccTATCTTTCAACATTTTCCTATCTTTTGTCAGAAAAAGACACTGTCCTATCAGATAGAAACTTTGAGGAGAGAGATATCATCTGCTCTTCAAGACAGAGACGAGTCTTTAAAGCAGTGCAATGAATTACGTCAAAAGTTCGGTGATTATTCCGAAGGTGCGAACAGAGACTACAAGAATCGTTTGGAGTTGCATTCTTATAACCGAGAACGAGACAACGCGAGCAAAGAGGCCGAACGTGAAACAAATAATGGAgatgcaaagagagagaaagaacgtatGGACAATATAGACCAAGCTAATTTAGAATTAGACAAGCTTAGAAAATCGGTAGACACGTTGCAAGCCGAACTGGAGGAAGCGATACAAGAGGCAGAAGTATCCAAACGAAGGAGAGATTGGGCATTTagcgagagagataaaatagtactggagagagagagtataagaACTTTGTGCGATAGATTAAGAAAGGAACGTGATCGTGCTGTTTCGGAATTGGCAGGTGCTTTGCGTGATTCTGATGACATAAAAAAACAACGAAACGAGGCTTCGAGAGAGTTGAAAGATTTAAAGGAGAAGCTAGAGTCTGGCGACGCATTGAGAGCAAGTGTCTTTGGGCAAGGTCTTGCGCATGGTCACGACAACACTATCGATGCGGAACCCAACGAGTGGGAAGTACTTACTATCCATATGGATTTGAGCAGACTCGTGGATACTGATCGTGATCTGGGGATAATGTTAGTGGGGGGACGTGATAATCCATATTACCCTAATGATACGGGTGTTTATGTAGCACAAGTTACACAAGGAAGTACGGCCGACGGCAAATTGAGAGTAAACGATTGCATCATACGTGTGAACAACGTTGACTGTGCCTCAGTATCTTCAAGAATGATATTAGAAACGCTACGTTCTTGTGCCGTGAGTCCGACAACGTTGACTATAAGAAGACGAAGATTAAGTAGAAGATCGTTGAGGACTATACAGTTACCTGTCGGGTCTATTCCGCATGGAATCGCTTTGGAGCttggtatatacatatcaaaGATATCACCTGGCAGTTCAGCTGCCAAAGATGGAAATTTGGCTGTTGGCGACAGAGTCTTGAACGTAAGttgtatcttctctttctcttctccttcgacTTAAGAGACGTGCGACATCGCGATTTGACGTTTTTCAGATCAATAGCAAACCGATGGAAGGAATCAATTCGGCTCACGAGGCAATGACTATCTTGAACGACAATACAACGGATGTATTAACGATCACCACGCTTAAAGGAATTCCTTTATCCTCTGCTACCAGTTCGGAAACGATGCCGATCAGTGGCAGTTTTGCATCGGAGAAGCAAAAGATGGTAAACAGTTGTTCGCAAACCGACCATGAAAGATTGATGTTGAAAACAACGTCGGACGACTCCGATAGAAGATACATTGGCTCGAACTTCGGAGACAGGAGCGTTTACAAAGTTTCGAAGTCTGTTAGCGGGGAAAAGCCAAGTGGGATAAGTAACGCTTGGGATAACataagagaaaagatcgatttCGTGAGGGGCCGTAAACCTAGCAAAGATCGGGAtgacaagaagaagagacatCCCAATTCAAGTCCAAATACGTTCGAACAGGAACAGGATGCGATAGCGGAACTCGATTCGGTTATAGAGAGTTATCACAAGAAAACGACTAACGGCGTACTGAAAAGAAGTAAACGTCGTGGGACagagaaaatggagaaaaacgGTGGTACATGGCCCAAGGCTAGAGGTGGCCCATTGATACAAAATGGTACCGGTACGATATTACATCCACGTAAAACGAAGGAAAGGCTACCACTGAGCGTACTTCTGAATCATCCGCCAAAGTATGATAGTTACAACTATAATCGTATTTCCAACCCTATCCCCCTAGCTAATTTCTCTAATGTCAGTAATCGGCATACCGTATACAAAGCCGTAGAAACACCGTTACCAAATTTCAGCAAATCGGGACAACTCTTTGGTCAGAAGTCCTTCACGCCGGCGGTACAGTTCAAGGATATTACGATAGATAAGAAAGTGACGATCGAGATTGAGAATACTGATAACAGGCTTAGCTCGGCTTTGGCGCCGTCCGAGACTAGTATCGATGTCTCTGTAAAGTCTGCTAATATCGGTCGAGACATGGACTACTTCGCTAAAAAGAAAGCACAGAAGTACGCTATGAGTAACGATAGCCAGGTAGAAACGTTGCAACATAATAGAGCGCACTCTCAACTCTATTCGGGAATTGGGTCATCGACTTCGTCCACTAGTGGACCTAGACAACAGCTAGCTggtaatttctcttttccccccTACACGCATTTGCATCCGCATCCACACCAGCAGAACTCTTTACCCTCGAGATATCCATCACCACCGTCATTGCCGTCTGCACAATCCGGAGAGTCTATAGGACTTCCCGATGCACGATCCTACTGTTTCGAGCCTCCGTATAGTCCGGGCCCGCAAACGGGTTTTGGTCATTTGCACACACCCTCCGTAGATTTGCATTACCACAAACCTCGTGCTCCACCGGTCGGCATGGCATACGATGTGCCAGCGTATACTCATGGATACGAAGGTGGTACGtttccaagaaaaaaagaaaatcaacgtTTTCGTATACCGTCCAATCCTAGTGTTACGTCAAAAAACAGTGTTGGCAAACTTTCGACTGGGAGTATAGAAAGAACGTCGGAGAGAGGCAGTCCGATGCCAACTTTTCACGTGGAGGTTCTCAGTCCTGGAACGGGTAATGGTAGTAGTACCGGAGGAACCATCAGAGGAGGCAGCAATAGCAAGAGATCGAGTATGCCAGATTATTGTTACTCCCAACCTCGACCAGCTCCTGGTGAACTACGCAGAGTTCACATAGACAAATCGGTCGAGCCATTAGGCATACAAATTTCTTGTTTGGAGAGTGGAGGAGTTTTCGTTTCCACCGTCAGTGAACATAGCTTGGCGTCCCAAGTTGGTCTTCAAATCGGTGATCAACTTCTAGAAGTATGTGGAATTAATATGAGGAGTGCTACTTATCAACTAGCTGCCAACGTTTTACGCCAGTGTGG
Above is a window of Vespula vulgaris chromosome 4, iyVesVulg1.1, whole genome shotgun sequence DNA encoding:
- the LOC127063041 gene encoding disks large homolog 5-like isoform X4, yielding MHQLKLLRHKHSDTVRRCEHTMKELEYYRGQHIAVMNQLEATSQESSALRGKYGDLVNDKQRLDREVQALQKEVSELRCQNQEALVSDSNNGDMNQHYLSALRRYEAIKDEYDSLRKRYDDLIASHSSVVNKLELSQEEAARLKKQYDEILQERNTAVRERNGLKQQCTAAIRQWDIALRERNEYREALAKMQQQHEEAVKEINQAMVLRMKTSKDIKRLTEERNAALQEYSLIMGERDTVHKEMEKLGDDLTQSFTKITHLENQNKQLVDEKKTLSYQIETLRREISSALQDRDESLKQCNELRQKFGDYSEGANRDYKNRLELHSYNRERDNASKEAERETNNGDAKREKERMDNIDQANLELDKLRKSVDTLQAELEEAIQEAEVSKRRRDWAFSERDKIVLERESIRTLCDRLRKERDRAVSELAGALRDSDDIKKQRNEASRELKDLKEKLESGDALRASVFGQGLAHGHDNTIDAEPNEWEVLTIHMDLSRLVDTDRDLGIMLVGGRDNPYYPNDTGVYVAQVTQGSTADGKLRVNDCIIRVNNVDCASVSSRMILETLRSCAVSPTTLTIRRRRLSRRSLRTIQLPVGSIPHGIALELGIYISKISPGSSAAKDGNLAVGDRVLNINSKPMEGINSAHEAMTILNDNTTDVLTITTLKGIPLSSATSSETMPISGSFASEKQKMVNSCSQTDHERLMLKTTSDDSDRRYIGSNFGDRSVYKVSKSVSGEKPSGISNAWDNIREKIDFVRGRKPSKDRDDKKKRHPNSSPNTFEQEQDAIAELDSVIESYHKKTTNGVLKRSKRRGTEKMEKNGGTWPKARGGPLIQNGTGTILHPRKTKERLPLSVLLNHPPKYDSYNYNRISNPIPLANFSNVSNRHTVYKAVETPLPNFSKSGQLFGQKSFTPAVQFKDITIDKKVTIEIENTDNRLSSALAPSETSIDVSVKSANIGRDMDYFAKKKAQKYAMSNDSQVETLQHNRAHSQLYSGIGSSTSSTSGPRQQLAGNFSFPPYTHLHPHPHQQNSLPSRYPSPPSLPSAQSGESIGLPDARSYCFEPPYSPGPQTGFGHLHTPSVDLHYHKPRAPPVGMAYDVPAYTHGYEGGTFPRKKENQRFRIPSNPSVTSKNSVGKLSTGSIERTSERGSPMPTFHVEVLSPGTGNGSSTGGTIRGGSNSKRSSMPDYCYSQPRPAPGELRRVHIDKSVEPLGIQISCLESGGVFVSTVSEHSLASQVGLQIGDQLLEVCGINMRSATYQLAANVLRQCGNSITMLVQYSPDKYNELEGSASSSSSEAGGGEGGTRSGSPTPCNSPEVPRKTTIEPLENAEPERDTTTTTTTTLLSVKRAERDIRNSASLEVRSTQEREREIRNSASLDINIRKPELRSSATLDNMRNSATLDTLRVTGSTLTRAQLNQAATTLQRQNATVRSPTQEEQNRKSPTPGEPRYLFIETRKCSNLGISLVGGNGVGIFVHSVQPGCLAEEAGLRTGDRILEYNGVDLKQATAEQAALELARPADKVTLIAQYLPQRYNEVKDKPGDSFYIKAMFDRVSEMGDSLQLHFNKDDILYVDNTMFNGTPGHWRAWLVDQTGRRQTCGIIPSKFKVEEELLLRRSLGDIETDAGRRGTTSARRSFFRRKKHQRSSSRDSKELSHITGVNMGWYSDSGTLNEESLPASYQRVERLDYPALRPVLIIGPLSECVVTKLLQEFPGQFTRCLAEAMHCSQATLEQGLRDSLYVDYRKKGSYFECTTVQAVKDICEKSTHCILDISIASIERLHRHQIYPIVLLIKFKSTKQIKEVKDSRYPSDKVSAKAAKEMYEQALKLEAEYRHFISAVIPAGVNVAYICTQVKGAVDDEQSKALWVPRGLP
- the LOC127063041 gene encoding disks large homolog 5-like isoform X6; translated protein: MGTFQAIPSTYLARKIFVETWWNESMASGASSLGSAGGSDGAINMERDNGGYGSVGNPVGSPECRTDYEGLQAQCDKAMHQLKLLRHKHSDTVRRCEHTMKELEYYRGQHIAVMNQLEATSQESSALRGKYGDLVNDKQRLDREVQALQKEVSELRCQNQEALVSDSNNGDMNQHYLSALRRYEAIKDEYDSLRKRYDDLIASHSSVVNKLELSQEEAARLKKQYDEILQERNTAVRERNGLKQQCTAAIRQWDIALRERNEYREALAKMQQQHEEAVKEINQAMVLRMKTSKDIKRLTEERNAALQEYSLIMGERDTVHKEMEKLGDDLTQSFTKITHLENQNKQLVDEKKTLSYQIETLRREISSALQDRDESLKQCNELRQKFGDYSEGANRDYKNRLELHSYNRERDNASKEAERETNNGDAKREKERMDNIDQANLELDKLRKSVDTLQAELEEAIQEAEVSKRRRDWAFSERDKIVLERESIRTLCDRLRKERDRAVSELAGALRDSDDIKKQRNEASRELKDLKEKLESGDALRASVFGQGLAHGHDNTIDAEPNEWEVLTIHMDLSRLVDTDRDLGIMLVGGRDNPYYPNDTGVYVAQVTQGSTADGKLRVNDCIIRVNNVDCASVSSRMILETLRSCAVSPTTLTIRRRRLSRRSLRTIQLPVGSIPHGIALELGIYISKISPGSSAAKDGNLAVGDRVLNINSKPMEGINSAHEAMTILNDNTTDVLTITTLKGIPLSSATSSETMPISGSFASEKQKMVNSCSQTDHERLMLKTTSDDSDRRYIGSNFGDRSVYKVSKSVSGEKPSGISNAWDNIREKIDFVRGRKPSKDRDDKKKRHPNSSPNTFEQEQDAIAELDSVIESYHKKTTNGVLKRSKRRGTEKMEKNGGTWPKARGGPLIQNGTGTILHPRKTKERLPLSVLLNHPPKYDSYNYNRISNPIPLANFSNVSNRHTVYKAVETPLPNFSKSGQLFGQKSFTPAVQFKDITIDKKVTIEIENTDNRLSSALAPSETSIDVSVKSANIGRDMDYFAKKKAQKYAMSNDSQVETLQHNRAHSQLYSGIGSSTSSTSGPRQQLAEYNELEGSASSSSSEAGGGEGGTRSGSPTPCNSPEVPRKTTIEPLENAEPERDTTTTTTTTLLSVKRAERDIRNSASLEVRSTQEREREIRNSASLDINIRKPELRSSATLDNMRNSATLDTLRVTGSTLTRAQLNQAATTLQRQNATVRSPTQEEQNRKSPTPGEPRYLFIETRKCSNLGISLVGGNGVGIFVHSVQPGCLAEEAGLRTGDRILEYNGVDLKQATAEQAALELARPADKVTLIAQYLPQRYNEVKDKPGDSFYIKAMFDRVSEMGDSLQLHFNKDDILYVDNTMFNGTPGHWRAWLVDQTGRRQTCGIIPSKFKVEEELLLRRSLGDIETDAGRRGTTSARRSFFRRKKHQRSSSRDSKELSHITGVNMGWYSDSGTLNEESLPASYQRVERLDYPALRPVLIIGPLSECVVTKLLQEFPGQFTRCLAEAMHCSQATLEQGLRDSLYVDYRKKGSYFECTTVQAVKDICEKSTHCILDISIASIERLHRHQIYPIVLLIKFKSTKQIKEVKDSRYPSDKVSAKAAKEMYEQALKLEAEYRHFISAVIPAGVNVAYICTQVKGAVDDEQSKALWVPRGLP
- the LOC127063041 gene encoding disks large homolog 5-like isoform X3, which encodes MGTFQAIPSTYLARKIFVETWWNESMASGASSLGSAGGSDGAINMERDNGGYGSVGNPVGSPECRTDYEGLQAQCDKAMHQLKLLRHKHSDTVRRCEHTMKELEYYRGQHIAVMNQLEATSQESSALRGKYGDLVNDKQRLDREVQALQKEVSELRCQNQEALVSDSNNGDMNQHYLSALRRYEAIKDEYDSLRKRYDDLIASHSSVVNKLELSQEEAARLKKQYDEILQERNTAVRERNGLKQQCTAAIRQWDIALRERNEYREALAKMQQQHEEAVKEINQAMVLRMKTSKDIKRLTEERNAALQEYSLIMGERDTVHKEMEKLGDDLTQSFTKITHLENQNKQLVDEKKTLSYQIETLRREISSALQDRDESLKQCNELRQKFGDYSEGANRDYKNRLELHSYNRERDNASKEAERETNNGDAKREKERMDNIDQANLELDKLRKSVDTLQAELEEAIQEAEVSKRRRDWAFSERDKIVLERESIRTLCDRLRKERDRAVSELAGALRDSDDIKKQRNEASRELKDLKEKLESGDALRASVFGQGLAHGHDNTIDAEPNEWEVLTIHMDLSRLVDTDRDLGIMLVGGRDNPYYPNDTGVYVAQVTQGSTADGKLRVNDCIIRVNNVDCASVSSRMILETLRSCAVSPTTLTIRRRRLSRRSLRTIQLPVGSIPHGIALELGIYISKISPGSSAAKDGNLAVGDRVLNINSKPMEGINSAHEAMTILNDNTTDVLTITTLKGIPLSSATSSETMPISGSFASEKQKMVNSCSQTDHERLMLKTTSDDSDRRYIGSNFGDRSVYKVSKSVSGEKPSGISNAWDNIREKIDFVRGRKPSKDRDDKKKRHPNSSPNTFEQEQDAIAELDSVIESYHKKTTNGVLKRSKRRGTEKMEKNGGTWPKARGGPLIQNGTGTILHPRKTKERLPLSVLLNHPPNKSGQLFGQKSFTPAVQFKDITIDKKVTIEIENTDNRLSSALAPSETSIDVSVKSANIGRDMDYFAKKKAQKYAMSNDSQVETLQHNRAHSQLYSGIGSSTSSTSGPRQQLAGNFSFPPYTHLHPHPHQQNSLPSRYPSPPSLPSAQSGESIGLPDARSYCFEPPYSPGPQTGFGHLHTPSVDLHYHKPRAPPVGMAYDVPAYTHGYEGGTFPRKKENQRFRIPSNPSVTSKNSVGKLSTGSIERTSERGSPMPTFHVEVLSPGTGNGSSTGGTIRGGSNSKRSSMPDYCYSQPRPAPGELRRVHIDKSVEPLGIQISCLESGGVFVSTVSEHSLASQVGLQIGDQLLEVCGINMRSATYQLAANVLRQCGNSITMLVQYSPDKYNELEGSASSSSSEAGGGEGGTRSGSPTPCNSPEVPRKTTIEPLENAEPERDTTTTTTTTLLSVKRAERDIRNSASLEVRSTQEREREIRNSASLDINIRKPELRSSATLDNMRNSATLDTLRVTGSTLTRAQLNQAATTLQRQNATVRSPTQEEQNRKSPTPGEPRYLFIETRKCSNLGISLVGGNGVGIFVHSVQPGCLAEEAGLRTGDRILEYNGVDLKQATAEQAALELARPADKVTLIAQYLPQRYNEVKDKPGDSFYIKAMFDRVSEMGDSLQLHFNKDDILYVDNTMFNGTPGHWRAWLVDQTGRRQTCGIIPSKFKVEEELLLRRSLGDIETDAGRRGTTSARRSFFRRKKHQRSSSRDSKELSHITGVNMGWYSDSGTLNEESLPASYQRVERLDYPALRPVLIIGPLSECVVTKLLQEFPGQFTRCLAEAMHCSQATLEQGLRDSLYVDYRKKGSYFECTTVQAVKDICEKSTHCILDISIASIERLHRHQIYPIVLLIKFKSTKQIKEVKDSRYPSDKVSAKAAKEMYEQALKLEAEYRHFISAVIPAGVNVAYICTQVKGAVDDEQSKALWVPRGLP
- the LOC127063041 gene encoding disks large homolog 5-like isoform X2 codes for the protein MASGASSLGSAGGSDGAINMERDNGGYGSVGNPVGSPECRTDYEGLQAQCDKAMHQLKLLRHKHSDTVRRCEHTMKELEYYRGQHIAVMNQLEATSQESSALRGKYGDLVNDKQRLDREVQALQKEVSELRCQNQEALVSDSNNGDMNQHYLSALRRYEAIKDEYDSLRKRYDDLIASHSSVVNKLELSQEEAARLKKQYDEILQERNTAVRERNGLKQQCTAAIRQWDIALRERNEYREALAKMQQQHEEAVKEINQAMVLRMKTSKDIKRLTEERNAALQEYSLIMGERDTVHKEMEKLGDDLTQSFTKITHLENQNKQLVDEKKTLSYQIETLRREISSALQDRDESLKQCNELRQKFGDYSEGANRDYKNRLELHSYNRERDNASKEAERETNNGDAKREKERMDNIDQANLELDKLRKSVDTLQAELEEAIQEAEVSKRRRDWAFSERDKIVLERESIRTLCDRLRKERDRAVSELAGALRDSDDIKKQRNEASRELKDLKEKLESGDALRASVFGQGLAHGHDNTIDAEPNEWEVLTIHMDLSRLVDTDRDLGIMLVGGRDNPYYPNDTGVYVAQVTQGSTADGKLRVNDCIIRVNNVDCASVSSRMILETLRSCAVSPTTLTIRRRRLSRRSLRTIQLPVGSIPHGIALELGIYISKISPGSSAAKDGNLAVGDRVLNINSKPMEGINSAHEAMTILNDNTTDVLTITTLKGIPLSSATSSETMPISGSFASEKQKMVNSCSQTDHERLMLKTTSDDSDRRYIGSNFGDRSVYKVSKSVSGEKPSGISNAWDNIREKIDFVRGRKPSKDRDDKKKRHPNSSPNTFEQEQDAIAELDSVIESYHKKTTNGVLKRSKRRGTEKMEKNGGTWPKARGGPLIQNGTGTILHPRKTKERLPLSVLLNHPPKYDSYNYNRISNPIPLANFSNVSNRHTVYKAVETPLPNFSKSGQLFGQKSFTPAVQFKDITIDKKVTIEIENTDNRLSSALAPSETSIDVSVKSANIGRDMDYFAKKKAQKYAMSNDSQVETLQHNRAHSQLYSGIGSSTSSTSGPRQQLAGNFSFPPYTHLHPHPHQQNSLPSRYPSPPSLPSAQSGESIGLPDARSYCFEPPYSPGPQTGFGHLHTPSVDLHYHKPRAPPVGMAYDVPAYTHGYEGGTFPRKKENQRFRIPSNPSVTSKNSVGKLSTGSIERTSERGSPMPTFHVEVLSPGTGNGSSTGGTIRGGSNSKRSSMPDYCYSQPRPAPGELRRVHIDKSVEPLGIQISCLESGGVFVSTVSEHSLASQVGLQIGDQLLEVCGINMRSATYQLAANVLRQCGNSITMLVQYSPDKYNELEGSASSSSSEAGGGEGGTRSGSPTPCNSPEVPRKTTIEPLENAEPERDTTTTTTTTLLSVKRAERDIRNSASLEVRSTQEREREIRNSASLDINIRKPELRSSATLDNMRNSATLDTLRVTGSTLTRAQLNQAATTLQRQNATVRSPTQEEQNRKSPTPGEPRYLFIETRKCSNLGISLVGGNGVGIFVHSVQPGCLAEEAGLRTGDRILEYNGVDLKQATAEQAALELARPADKVTLIAQYLPQRYNEVKDKPGDSFYIKAMFDRVSEMGDSLQLHFNKDDILYVDNTMFNGTPGHWRAWLVDQTGRRQTCGIIPSKFKVEEELLLRRSLGDIETDAGRRGTTSARRSFFRRKKHQRSSSRDSKELSHITGVNMGWYSDSGTLNEESLPASYQRVERLDYPALRPVLIIGPLSECVVTKLLQEFPGQFTRCLAEAMHCSQATLEQGLRDSLYVDYRKKGSYFECTTVQAVKDICEKSTHCILDISIASIERLHRHQIYPIVLLIKFKSTKQIKEVKDSRYPSDKVSAKAAKEMYEQALKLEAEYRHFISAVIPAGVNVAYICTQVKGAVDDEQSKALWVPRGLP
- the LOC127063041 gene encoding disks large homolog 5-like isoform X1 — its product is MGTFQAIPSTYLARKIFVETWWNESMASGASSLGSAGGSDGAINMERDNGGYGSVGNPVGSPECRTDYEGLQAQCDKAMHQLKLLRHKHSDTVRRCEHTMKELEYYRGQHIAVMNQLEATSQESSALRGKYGDLVNDKQRLDREVQALQKEVSELRCQNQEALVSDSNNGDMNQHYLSALRRYEAIKDEYDSLRKRYDDLIASHSSVVNKLELSQEEAARLKKQYDEILQERNTAVRERNGLKQQCTAAIRQWDIALRERNEYREALAKMQQQHEEAVKEINQAMVLRMKTSKDIKRLTEERNAALQEYSLIMGERDTVHKEMEKLGDDLTQSFTKITHLENQNKQLVDEKKTLSYQIETLRREISSALQDRDESLKQCNELRQKFGDYSEGANRDYKNRLELHSYNRERDNASKEAERETNNGDAKREKERMDNIDQANLELDKLRKSVDTLQAELEEAIQEAEVSKRRRDWAFSERDKIVLERESIRTLCDRLRKERDRAVSELAGALRDSDDIKKQRNEASRELKDLKEKLESGDALRASVFGQGLAHGHDNTIDAEPNEWEVLTIHMDLSRLVDTDRDLGIMLVGGRDNPYYPNDTGVYVAQVTQGSTADGKLRVNDCIIRVNNVDCASVSSRMILETLRSCAVSPTTLTIRRRRLSRRSLRTIQLPVGSIPHGIALELGIYISKISPGSSAAKDGNLAVGDRVLNINSKPMEGINSAHEAMTILNDNTTDVLTITTLKGIPLSSATSSETMPISGSFASEKQKMVNSCSQTDHERLMLKTTSDDSDRRYIGSNFGDRSVYKVSKSVSGEKPSGISNAWDNIREKIDFVRGRKPSKDRDDKKKRHPNSSPNTFEQEQDAIAELDSVIESYHKKTTNGVLKRSKRRGTEKMEKNGGTWPKARGGPLIQNGTGTILHPRKTKERLPLSVLLNHPPKYDSYNYNRISNPIPLANFSNVSNRHTVYKAVETPLPNFSKSGQLFGQKSFTPAVQFKDITIDKKVTIEIENTDNRLSSALAPSETSIDVSVKSANIGRDMDYFAKKKAQKYAMSNDSQVETLQHNRAHSQLYSGIGSSTSSTSGPRQQLAGNFSFPPYTHLHPHPHQQNSLPSRYPSPPSLPSAQSGESIGLPDARSYCFEPPYSPGPQTGFGHLHTPSVDLHYHKPRAPPVGMAYDVPAYTHGYEGGTFPRKKENQRFRIPSNPSVTSKNSVGKLSTGSIERTSERGSPMPTFHVEVLSPGTGNGSSTGGTIRGGSNSKRSSMPDYCYSQPRPAPGELRRVHIDKSVEPLGIQISCLESGGVFVSTVSEHSLASQVGLQIGDQLLEVCGINMRSATYQLAANVLRQCGNSITMLVQYSPDKYNELEGSASSSSSEAGGGEGGTRSGSPTPCNSPEVPRKTTIEPLENAEPERDTTTTTTTTLLSVKRAERDIRNSASLEVRSTQEREREIRNSASLDINIRKPELRSSATLDNMRNSATLDTLRVTGSTLTRAQLNQAATTLQRQNATVRSPTQEEQNRKSPTPGEPRYLFIETRKCSNLGISLVGGNGVGIFVHSVQPGCLAEEAGLRTGDRILEYNGVDLKQATAEQAALELARPADKVTLIAQYLPQRYNEVKDKPGDSFYIKAMFDRVSEMGDSLQLHFNKDDILYVDNTMFNGTPGHWRAWLVDQTGRRQTCGIIPSKFKVEEELLLRRSLGDIETDAGRRGTTSARRSFFRRKKHQRSSSRDSKELSHITGVNMGWYSDSGTLNEESLPASYQRVERLDYPALRPVLIIGPLSECVVTKLLQEFPGQFTRCLAEAMHCSQATLEQGLRDSLYVDYRKKGSYFECTTVQAVKDICEKSTHCILDISIASIERLHRHQIYPIVLLIKFKSTKQIKEVKDSRYPSDKVSAKAAKEMYEQALKLEAEYRHFISAVIPAGVNVAYICTQVKGAVDDEQSKALWVPRGLP